From Ananas comosus cultivar F153 linkage group 8, ASM154086v1, whole genome shotgun sequence, one genomic window encodes:
- the LOC109714650 gene encoding uncharacterized protein LOC109714650 yields the protein MVGSGMAAGEDGELVDHYSVLGLPSGEEGAKLTLEEIRKAFRTQSLSSHPDKRPGDPTATADFQRLRASYDAICDPSARRLLDARLRLRLSLRRSRKKNPTSTSTSTSTSSILEDMFPEVFEWWRAESAKSRAEYKKFRAEIRKSWAEREAWYTEKVFPLVSEETKASILKHVFRRRRPKKKGTR from the coding sequence ATGGTCGGCAGCGGCATGGCGGCGGGCGAAGACGGCGAGTTGGTGGACCACTACTCGGTGCTGGGCCTGCCGTCGGGCGAGGAGGGGGCGAAGCTAACCCTAGAAGAGATCAGGAAGGCCTTCCGGACTCAGTCCCTCTCGAGCCACCCGGACAAGCGCCCCGGCGAccccaccgccaccgccgaTTTCCAGCGCCTCCGCGCCTCCTACGACGCCATCTGCGACCCCTCCGCTCGCCGCCTCCTCGAcgcccgcctccgcctccgcctcagCCTCCGCCGCAGCCGCAAGAAGAATCCCACGAGCACGAGCACGAGCACGAGCACATCATCCATCCTCGAGGATATGTTCCCGGAGGTTTTCGAGTGGTGGCGCGCCGAGTCAGCAAAGAGCCGGGCCGAGTACAAAAAGTTCAGGGCTGAGATCAGAAAAAGCTGGGCCGAGCGCGAGGCCTGGTATACCGAGAAAGTCTTCCCCCTCGTAAGCGAGGAGACCAAAGCTTCTATTCTGAAACATGTTTTTCGCCGTCGCCGACCAAAGAAGAAGGGAACGCGCTGa
- the LOC109713630 gene encoding uncharacterized protein LOC109713630, whose protein sequence is MDRKPPLALSPRRLRPRRATNSIPSVQTTTTPPAATAKKTQIPNRSSVSGISLLQPDYHLISSELQALAKRAKKEESCDAEQQQPVIGGNLTTASVTCNASLLFERGRFYEIYSLRRNERLKRKKAEISEEAIAQDPNVAVELSKKRNAKKAESVRKSVPPDFSVSRVGSLRSSVRSSREMRNLGAAGLAEKSGVIGARMTTRSGRKI, encoded by the exons CACCGCTCGCATTGTCTCCGCGGCGCCTCCGCCCACGCCGCGCGACGAACTCCATTCCTTCGGTTCAAACCACCACCACCCCACCTGCAG CAACTGCAAAGAAAACCCAAATCCCAAACCGCTCCTCGGTTTCCGGGATCTCGCTGCTGCAGCCCGACTACCATCTGATCTCGTCGGAACTACAAGCGCTCGCGAAAAGGGCTAAAAAAGAAGAATCTTGCGATGCGGAGCAGCAGCAGCCGGTTATTGGCGGTAATCTCACAACCGCCTCGGTCACCTGCAACGCTAGCCTGCTTTTCGAAAGAGGGAGGTTCTACGAGATCTATTCGTTGCGAAGGAATGAGAGGCTGAAGAGAAAGAAAGCCGAGATCTCGGAGGAGGCGATCGCTCAGGACCCAAATGTCGCTGTCGAGCTGTCGAAAAAGAGGAACGCGAAGAAGGCCGAGAGCGTGAGGAAGTCGGTGCCCCCGGACTTCTCCGTGAGCCGAGTGGGTAGCTTGCGATCGTCGGTGAGGAGCAGTAGGGAGATGAGGAATCTTGGCGCCGCGGGTCTCGCAGAGAAGTCTGGTGTTATCGGCGCGAGAATGACAACCCGGTCCGGCCGGAAGATATGA
- the LOC109713629 gene encoding protein STRICTOSIDINE SYNTHASE-LIKE 5-like, whose protein sequence is MAEPKNHKNLLSTLGLMSILFSIPIVLSVILYRSDDFDPVPLPGGDYFYSLPSVAVPEHRDQILRDSERVGEGLLPGPEDLAYDAENGLVYTGCLDGWIRRVWLAGKDELKVEDWVHIGGRPLGLAFAPDRSLVVADAHKGLLRVKPDGNVELLTDEAEGLKFGLTDGVDVASDGLIYFTDASYKYSLEMHMMDILSGRPHGRLISFDPSTNRTVVLVRDLYFANGVALSPDQKSLIFCESVLRRCRRYYIHGEKKGTIDDFIENLPGFPDNIHNDGEGRYWIGLSAGRTLIMDTLFKYPILRKFVVSLEKFVAVPLNLKDSGVLSVSLEGQLLSLYSDPGLVLATSGLKIGKHLYYGSLHKSYISRIDLTRSGASSN, encoded by the exons ATGGCCGAGCCAAAAAACCACAAGAACCTGCTCTCTACCCTGGGACTGATGAGCATATTATTCTCCATCCCCATCGTGCTCTCCGTGATCCTCTACCGCTCCGACGACTTCGACCCGGTGCCGCTCCCCGGGGGCGACTACTTCTACTCGTTGCCCTCCGTCGCCGTGCCGGAGCACCGCGACCAAATCCTCCGAGACAGCGAGCGTGTGGGAGAAGGGCTATTGCCCGGGCCCGAGGATTTGGCCTACGATGCCGAGAACGGGCTTGTTTACACCGGCTGCTTGGATGGTTGGATCAGGAGAGTTTGGTTGGCAGGTAAAGATGAGCTCAAGGTGGAGGATTGGGTTCACATCGGCGGCCGCCCGCTTGGCCTCGCGTTTGCGCCTGACCGCAGTCTCGTCGTTGCCGACGCTCACAAG GGTCTACTAAGGGTGAAACCTGATGGGAATGTAGAGCTGTTGACTGATGAGGCTGAGGGACTAAAATTCGGCTTAACCGACGGTGTCGATGTTGCCTCAGATGGACTGATCTACTTCACTGATGCGTCGTACAAATATAGCCTGGAGATGCACATGATGGACATCCTCAGCGGCCGGCCCCATGGGCGGTTGATCAGCTTCGACCCGTCCACCAATCGGACGGTCGTGCTCGTGCGCGATCTCTACTTTGCAAATGGTGTTGCACTCTCGCCTGATCAAAAGTCCCTAATCTTCTGCGAGAGTGTTTT AAGAAGATGCAGAAGATATTACATTCACGGTGAAAAAAAGGGCACAATCGATGATTTTATTGAGAATTTGCCTGGATTTCCAGATAACATTCACAACGATGGTGAAGGCCGCTATTGGATCGGACTATCAGCG GGAAGGACTCTTATAATGGATACACTGTTTAAGTATCCAATCCTGCGAAAATTTGTAGTCAGTCTAGAGAAGTTTGTGGCAGTTCCACTCAATCTGAAGGACTCTGGAGTTCTGAGTGTGAGTTTGGAGGGGCAGCTACTCTCTCTATATTCAGATCCTGGATTAGTTCTTGCTACCAGTGGGCTCAAAATCGGAAAGCACCTATATTATGGCTCACTCCACAAGTCCTATATTAGTAGAATTGATCTCACCCGATCGGGAGCGAGTTCTAATTGA